In Opisthocomus hoazin isolate bOpiHoa1 chromosome 14, bOpiHoa1.hap1, whole genome shotgun sequence, the following proteins share a genomic window:
- the NEXMIF gene encoding neurite extension and migration factor isoform X2: MDDQQEQDCASEDQETILINGVKENVHALDGDERPCTTAEAAVTFSALTTAPKESHVCHRALPPALTSKKPCLLSPPSPLRLTDVPEHASDDSSAHAISLTSCVTKGMSSWSLPGDCEKAPFTMMEPGGMSALTGDCLMQPSRTCLGCFIESKDGIDAEPGISLKVGDINRDYDTCSVSDIGIHCMSTGETMRYGDQLLSDQLLSFPMHKSRAADKRDAEKSDSDSEDPTQKNYYEGLLLDKCNGEEPLLTNPNQEWGYFESFISESKIELLDLCSKNELSVNLFSEEDVDNYMFDDDDSTLGSDVCSLKIRYESFQDNVREKTSTLQEDAQFNFFPSVFGSCTKRDSRSTLKRGPGGATDPSQFKSEEGIIWGEEEEDGEEEDGEEEEKAALNKSCNSTEMVQYVGSKRSHFLDSVNSTEDSGEFSDDSTCTESSYDVLRDIKDCSRYLSRDHSGSFIQQNYGLRAKRKVRYSDDYLYDVDSIENEKILDKKEWLPDGPKEEDDDEWCPKKRRKVSRKEPPVIIKYIIINRFKGEKHMLVKLSKVDANETTVTLNEELLSKYEKLAPLKGFWQERQQSRLDLLRSSLYHKQNFYLNGSDASFLPHPRKRKCKLANRHRIQRIKAIEQSVNKLGSCSSDHKQPCGSKEDVGLKGLPALAIATPGCANGLHVNDIAGIAAVKCKSQEREHKGTERKVLRRIKFKSEARLKCKKIKAATGAAEGSPVLENQDPAARLKDENVPCASDSSHLPECHEEKVAKNSPFLPSTSSSDKPLPSANITTNVPLIPGGYLQTLLDASDLSSNTGISYFAQHPSEQQQHPLPSIVPAEKPFPALQPAQSCVLSPPSESELQQSPGRLEMEQGGFGGVWPASKAAGSDRQDFAGDTREAAGLPSEFGGGSTAGADSLPASGYAQVNLNSSKLLYQKNYMPDSQQVQSDDSYQSCHFNNGEGRFHFQRGTLSTDDGRLISFDSVGSLSVSSSNYSSLSLKSCEKDGEDDINDDFLAHCSPKLVIQQSIDEITPLKESTDLLDISNFTPDKFRQSSLSEMSPPDTPNLSPQIAGSDAKPLGTLKGFQENPQATLNSSEKVKWNCGVLQTEDQADNGFALNNHQFQFHMFNDEDSVSLLEKSPCLSTFNEPSGQISTNSKVSKSKRKSSSSKNAGTNQSSSQKATRKKSPKTNKATDKPQGKNSRQAPKSARKGKNVAGVNGEKAPAVGGRVVNQLSNTATATKGLAESTPHCSPAGVKLGKHNGLSGEWALGKEGSTGWSEASLGNATSLLDDDQREFEEPSNILSNIASGMADVQRFMMASIEPLWGPVGHNSVPDIFRSPESNSLKLKTLKILAGTSQESKKKANGGSPGAVKNHKSNNKGSSKNGKAATCDPARPNCSTGYATDIPAPFFDKNYSNLSTLGNNGPTHKKLYRHKSSSKSLRDENCKIKRTDREQPHKDPPVTAAFEKLSWGFFPPPVFSKSALWYVEM; the protein is encoded by the exons ATGGATGACCAACAAGAGCAGGATTGTGCCTCAGAAGACCAAGAAACTATCCTGATTAATGGGGTGAAAGAAAATG tgCACGCCCTGGACGGCGACGAGAGGCCTTGCACCACTGCCGAGGCCGCGGTCACGTTCTCGGCCTTGACGACCGCTCCGAAGGAAAGCCACGTGTGCCACCGGGCGCTGCCGCCTGCCCTGACGTCGAAGAAGCCCTGCTTGCTGAGCCCGCCGTCACCGCTGAGGCTGACGGATGTCCCCGAGCACGCCTCGGATGACTCCTCCGCCCACGCCATCTCCCTCACGTCCTGCGTGACCAAGGGCATGAGCTCCTGGTCGCTGCCGGGTGACTGCGAGAAGGCTCCCTTCACCATGATGGAGCCCGGAGGCATGTCGGCGCTGACGGGTGACTGCTTGATGCAGCCGAGCCGGACCTGTCTGGGCTGCTTTATTGAATCCAAGGATGGCATTGATGCCGAGCCGGGAATAAGCTTGAAAGTGGGGGATATAAATAGGGATTATGACACCTGTTCGGTCTCTGATATAGGGATTCACTGCatgagcacaggagaaaccaTGAGATATGGGGATCAGCTGCTTTCAGACCAGCTTTTAAGCTTCCCTATGCATAAATCGAGGGCAGCGGACAAAAGGGATGCAGAAAAATCTGACAGCGATTCGGAGGACCCCACTCAGAAAAATTATTACGAGGGATTACTATTAGACAAGTGCAATGGTGAGGAACCTTTACTAACAAATCCCAACCAGGAATGGGGCTATTTTGAATCTTTCATTAGTGAAAGTAAAATTGAGCTGCTTgacctctgctccaaaaatgagctTTCTGTAAATCTGTTTTCCGAGGAAGACGTGGATAACTACATGTTTGATGACGACGATTCCACCTTGGGGAGCGATGTCTGCTCCCTAAAGATTAGATACGAATCTTTCCAGGACAATGTGCGGGAGAAGACCAGCACCTTACAAGAGGACGCCCAGTTCAACTTCTTCCCCAGCGTGTTCGGCAGCTGCACCAAAAGGGACAGCAGGAGCACCCTGAAAAGGGGGCCCGGCGGTGCCACCGACCCTTCTCAATTCAAATCTGAGGAAGGCATCatctggggggaggaggaggaggatggcgagGAAGAggacggcgaggaggaggagaaagctgCCTTAAATAAATCTTGCAACAGCACGGAGATGGTGCAGTACGTGGGCTCCAAGAGGAGCCACTTCTTGGACTCGGTGAATTCCACGGAGGACTCCGGGGAGTTCAGCGACGACAGCACTTGCACAGAGTCCTCCTACGACGTGCTGCGGGATATCAAGGACTGCAGCCGGTACCTGTCCCGCGACCACTCTGGCTCCTTCATTCAGCAGAACTACGGGTTGCGGGCGAAGAGGAAAGTGCGATACAGCGACGACTACCTGTACGACGTGGACTCCATCGAGAACGAGAAGATCCTGGACAAGAAGGAGTGGCTCCCGGATGGGCCCAAGGAAGAGGACGATGACGAGTGGTGCCCCAAGAAACGGCGAAAAGTCTCTCGCAAGGAGCCCCCCGTTATCATCAAGTACATCATCATTAACAGGTTTAAGGGGGAGAAGCATATGCTGGTGAAGCTCAGCAAAGTGGATGCCAACGAGACAACTGTTACCCTAAACGAGGAGCTGCTCAGCAAATACGAGAAGCTGGCCCCGCTGAAGGGCTTCTggcaggagaggcagcagagCCGGCTGGATTTGCTCAGATCGTCTCTCTACCACAAGCAGAATTTCTATCTTAACGGCTCAGATGCTTCATTCCTCCCTCACCCACGGAAGCGAAAATGCAAGCTAGCAAACAGGCACCGGATTCAAAGAATTAAAGCCATCGAGCAATCAGTGAACAAGCTGGGCTCCTGCTCCTCTGATCACAAGCAGCCTTGCGGCAGTAAAGAGGATGTGGGCCTGAAAGGGCTGCCGGCGTTAGCCATCGCCACCCCCGGCTGTGCCAACGGATTACACGTCAACGACATCGCGGGCATCGCCGCCGTGAAATGCAAATCGCAGGAGCGGGAGCACAAGGGGACGGAGAGGAAAGTGCTCCGCAGAATCAAATTCAAAAGCGAAGCCAGGTTGAAGTGTAAGAAGATCAAAGCTGCCACCGGTGCGGCGGAGGGCTCCCCGGTGCTGGAAAACCAGGACCCCGCAGCACGGCTGAAGGATGAAAACGTTCCTTGTGCTTCAGACAGCTCCCATCTCCCGGAGTGCCACGAGGAGAAGGTTGCTAAAAATTCTCCTTTCCTACCATCCACCTCCTCTTCAGACAAGCCTCTGCCATCTGCTAATATCACCACCAATGTACCCCTGATCCCTGGagggtatctgcagacgttgttaGATGCTTCTGATTTGTCAAGCAACACTGGCATCTCCTACTTCGCCCAGCATccctctgagcagcagcagcacccgctCCCCAGCATCGTCCCGGCGGAAAAGCCCTTCCCGGCGCTGCAGCCGGCGCAGAGCTGCGTGCTCTCGCCGCCCTCCGAGTCGGAGCTGCAGCAGTCGCCCGGCCGCTTGGAGATGGAGCAGGGCGGCTTCGGCGGCGTCTGGCCGGCCAGCAAGGCCGCCGGCAGCGATCGCCAGGACTTCGCCGGTGACACGCGGGAGGCGGCTGGGCTGCCAAGCGAGTTCGGCGGCGGCAGCACCGCGGGTGCAGACAGCCTCCCCGCCTCTGGATACGCTCAAGTCAACCTGAATAGCAGCAAATTGCTCTACCAAAAAAATTACATGCCGGATAGCCAACAAGTGCAGTCAGATGATTCTTATCAGTCATGTCATTTTAATAACGGCGAGGGGCGCTTTCATTTCCAGCGAGGTACACTAAGTACAGACGATGGCAGGCTCATTAGTTTCGATTCAGTGGGTTCGTTGTCAGTTAGTTCTAGCAATTACAGTTCTTTAAGTTTAAAGTCTTGTGAAAAGGACGGCGAGGATGATATTAATGACGATTTCTTGGCCCACTGCAGTCCCAAGCTAGTGATCCAGCAGAGCATAGATGAAATCACCCCGCTGAAGGAGTCCACGGACCTTTTAGACATTTCCAACTTCACGCCTGATAAGTTCCGCCAGTCGTCGCTGTCGGAGATGTCCCCGCCGGACACTCCCAACCTGTCCCCGCAGATAGCTGGCTCTGACGCCAAGCCCCTGGGCACCCTGAAGGGCTTTCAGGAGAACCCCCAGGCCACCCTCAACAGCTCTGAGAAGGTCAAGTGGAACTGCGGGGTCCTGCAGACCGAGGATCAGGCAGATAATGGGTTTGCTTTAAATAATCACCAGTTCCAGTTCCATATGTTCAACGATGAAGATTCTGTCAGCCTTCTCGAAAAGAGTCCATGCTTGTCAACGTTTAATGAGCCATCTGGTCAAATTAGCACCAATAGCAAAGTGTCAAAATCAAAGAGGAAAAGTTCATCCAGCAAGAATGCGGGTACAAACCAAAGCTCTTCCCAGAAAGCCACCCGGAAAAAATCGCCCAAGACCAACAAAGCAACCGATAAGCCGCAAGGGAAGAACTCCAGGCAGGCGCCCAAATCtgccaggaaagggaaaaacGTGGCGGGAGTCAACGGCGAGAAGGCTCCAGCCGTTGGCGGCAGGGTGGTCAACCAGCTGAGCAACACGGCCACCGCCACCAAGGGCCTCGCCGAGAGCACTCCCCATTGCAGCCCGGCCGGGGTGAAGCTGGGCAAGCACAACGGGCTGTCCGGAGAGTGGGCGCTGGGAAAAGAGGGGAGCACGGGCTGGTCGGAAGCCAGCCTGGGCAACGCCACCAGCCTCCTGGACGATGATCAGAGGGAGTTTGAGGAACCTTCCAACATCCTGTCCAACATTGCGTCGGGCATGGCGGATGTCCAGAGGTTTATGATGGCCTCCATCGAGCCCTTGTGGGGGCCCGTTGGCCACAACAGCGTTCCAGACATATTCCGGTCACCGGAGTCCAACAGCCTGAAACTGAAAACCCTTAAAATTTTGGCAGGGACATCCCAAGAGTCGAAGAAGAAGGCGAACGGCGGCTCGCCGGGAGCGGTGAAGAACCACAAATCGAACAACAAGGGCTCAAGCAAAAACGGCAAAGCCGCAACCTGCGACCCCGCTCGCCCCAACTGCTCGACCGGGTACGCCACGGACATTCCCGCTCCCTTTTTTGATAAAAACTATAGTAACCTGAGCACTTTAGGCAATAACGGACCTACCCATAAAAAACTCTACCGTCACAAATCCAGTTCGAAATCACTGAGGGATGAGAACTGTAAAATAAAGCGGACGGACCGCGAGCAGCCCCACAAGGACCCACCCGTGACAGCTGCTTTTGAGAAGCTGAG ttggggttttttccccccccccgtcTTCTCGAAATCTGCCTTGTGGTACGTTGAAATGTGA
- the NEXMIF gene encoding neurite extension and migration factor isoform X1 has translation MDDQQEQDCASEDQETILINGVKENEVHALDGDERPCTTAEAAVTFSALTTAPKESHVCHRALPPALTSKKPCLLSPPSPLRLTDVPEHASDDSSAHAISLTSCVTKGMSSWSLPGDCEKAPFTMMEPGGMSALTGDCLMQPSRTCLGCFIESKDGIDAEPGISLKVGDINRDYDTCSVSDIGIHCMSTGETMRYGDQLLSDQLLSFPMHKSRAADKRDAEKSDSDSEDPTQKNYYEGLLLDKCNGEEPLLTNPNQEWGYFESFISESKIELLDLCSKNELSVNLFSEEDVDNYMFDDDDSTLGSDVCSLKIRYESFQDNVREKTSTLQEDAQFNFFPSVFGSCTKRDSRSTLKRGPGGATDPSQFKSEEGIIWGEEEEDGEEEDGEEEEKAALNKSCNSTEMVQYVGSKRSHFLDSVNSTEDSGEFSDDSTCTESSYDVLRDIKDCSRYLSRDHSGSFIQQNYGLRAKRKVRYSDDYLYDVDSIENEKILDKKEWLPDGPKEEDDDEWCPKKRRKVSRKEPPVIIKYIIINRFKGEKHMLVKLSKVDANETTVTLNEELLSKYEKLAPLKGFWQERQQSRLDLLRSSLYHKQNFYLNGSDASFLPHPRKRKCKLANRHRIQRIKAIEQSVNKLGSCSSDHKQPCGSKEDVGLKGLPALAIATPGCANGLHVNDIAGIAAVKCKSQEREHKGTERKVLRRIKFKSEARLKCKKIKAATGAAEGSPVLENQDPAARLKDENVPCASDSSHLPECHEEKVAKNSPFLPSTSSSDKPLPSANITTNVPLIPGGYLQTLLDASDLSSNTGISYFAQHPSEQQQHPLPSIVPAEKPFPALQPAQSCVLSPPSESELQQSPGRLEMEQGGFGGVWPASKAAGSDRQDFAGDTREAAGLPSEFGGGSTAGADSLPASGYAQVNLNSSKLLYQKNYMPDSQQVQSDDSYQSCHFNNGEGRFHFQRGTLSTDDGRLISFDSVGSLSVSSSNYSSLSLKSCEKDGEDDINDDFLAHCSPKLVIQQSIDEITPLKESTDLLDISNFTPDKFRQSSLSEMSPPDTPNLSPQIAGSDAKPLGTLKGFQENPQATLNSSEKVKWNCGVLQTEDQADNGFALNNHQFQFHMFNDEDSVSLLEKSPCLSTFNEPSGQISTNSKVSKSKRKSSSSKNAGTNQSSSQKATRKKSPKTNKATDKPQGKNSRQAPKSARKGKNVAGVNGEKAPAVGGRVVNQLSNTATATKGLAESTPHCSPAGVKLGKHNGLSGEWALGKEGSTGWSEASLGNATSLLDDDQREFEEPSNILSNIASGMADVQRFMMASIEPLWGPVGHNSVPDIFRSPESNSLKLKTLKILAGTSQESKKKANGGSPGAVKNHKSNNKGSSKNGKAATCDPARPNCSTGYATDIPAPFFDKNYSNLSTLGNNGPTHKKLYRHKSSSKSLRDENCKIKRTDREQPHKDPPVTAAFEKLSWGFFPPPVFSKSALWYVEM, from the exons ATGGATGACCAACAAGAGCAGGATTGTGCCTCAGAAGACCAAGAAACTATCCTGATTAATGGGGTGAAAGAAAATG aagtgCACGCCCTGGACGGCGACGAGAGGCCTTGCACCACTGCCGAGGCCGCGGTCACGTTCTCGGCCTTGACGACCGCTCCGAAGGAAAGCCACGTGTGCCACCGGGCGCTGCCGCCTGCCCTGACGTCGAAGAAGCCCTGCTTGCTGAGCCCGCCGTCACCGCTGAGGCTGACGGATGTCCCCGAGCACGCCTCGGATGACTCCTCCGCCCACGCCATCTCCCTCACGTCCTGCGTGACCAAGGGCATGAGCTCCTGGTCGCTGCCGGGTGACTGCGAGAAGGCTCCCTTCACCATGATGGAGCCCGGAGGCATGTCGGCGCTGACGGGTGACTGCTTGATGCAGCCGAGCCGGACCTGTCTGGGCTGCTTTATTGAATCCAAGGATGGCATTGATGCCGAGCCGGGAATAAGCTTGAAAGTGGGGGATATAAATAGGGATTATGACACCTGTTCGGTCTCTGATATAGGGATTCACTGCatgagcacaggagaaaccaTGAGATATGGGGATCAGCTGCTTTCAGACCAGCTTTTAAGCTTCCCTATGCATAAATCGAGGGCAGCGGACAAAAGGGATGCAGAAAAATCTGACAGCGATTCGGAGGACCCCACTCAGAAAAATTATTACGAGGGATTACTATTAGACAAGTGCAATGGTGAGGAACCTTTACTAACAAATCCCAACCAGGAATGGGGCTATTTTGAATCTTTCATTAGTGAAAGTAAAATTGAGCTGCTTgacctctgctccaaaaatgagctTTCTGTAAATCTGTTTTCCGAGGAAGACGTGGATAACTACATGTTTGATGACGACGATTCCACCTTGGGGAGCGATGTCTGCTCCCTAAAGATTAGATACGAATCTTTCCAGGACAATGTGCGGGAGAAGACCAGCACCTTACAAGAGGACGCCCAGTTCAACTTCTTCCCCAGCGTGTTCGGCAGCTGCACCAAAAGGGACAGCAGGAGCACCCTGAAAAGGGGGCCCGGCGGTGCCACCGACCCTTCTCAATTCAAATCTGAGGAAGGCATCatctggggggaggaggaggaggatggcgagGAAGAggacggcgaggaggaggagaaagctgCCTTAAATAAATCTTGCAACAGCACGGAGATGGTGCAGTACGTGGGCTCCAAGAGGAGCCACTTCTTGGACTCGGTGAATTCCACGGAGGACTCCGGGGAGTTCAGCGACGACAGCACTTGCACAGAGTCCTCCTACGACGTGCTGCGGGATATCAAGGACTGCAGCCGGTACCTGTCCCGCGACCACTCTGGCTCCTTCATTCAGCAGAACTACGGGTTGCGGGCGAAGAGGAAAGTGCGATACAGCGACGACTACCTGTACGACGTGGACTCCATCGAGAACGAGAAGATCCTGGACAAGAAGGAGTGGCTCCCGGATGGGCCCAAGGAAGAGGACGATGACGAGTGGTGCCCCAAGAAACGGCGAAAAGTCTCTCGCAAGGAGCCCCCCGTTATCATCAAGTACATCATCATTAACAGGTTTAAGGGGGAGAAGCATATGCTGGTGAAGCTCAGCAAAGTGGATGCCAACGAGACAACTGTTACCCTAAACGAGGAGCTGCTCAGCAAATACGAGAAGCTGGCCCCGCTGAAGGGCTTCTggcaggagaggcagcagagCCGGCTGGATTTGCTCAGATCGTCTCTCTACCACAAGCAGAATTTCTATCTTAACGGCTCAGATGCTTCATTCCTCCCTCACCCACGGAAGCGAAAATGCAAGCTAGCAAACAGGCACCGGATTCAAAGAATTAAAGCCATCGAGCAATCAGTGAACAAGCTGGGCTCCTGCTCCTCTGATCACAAGCAGCCTTGCGGCAGTAAAGAGGATGTGGGCCTGAAAGGGCTGCCGGCGTTAGCCATCGCCACCCCCGGCTGTGCCAACGGATTACACGTCAACGACATCGCGGGCATCGCCGCCGTGAAATGCAAATCGCAGGAGCGGGAGCACAAGGGGACGGAGAGGAAAGTGCTCCGCAGAATCAAATTCAAAAGCGAAGCCAGGTTGAAGTGTAAGAAGATCAAAGCTGCCACCGGTGCGGCGGAGGGCTCCCCGGTGCTGGAAAACCAGGACCCCGCAGCACGGCTGAAGGATGAAAACGTTCCTTGTGCTTCAGACAGCTCCCATCTCCCGGAGTGCCACGAGGAGAAGGTTGCTAAAAATTCTCCTTTCCTACCATCCACCTCCTCTTCAGACAAGCCTCTGCCATCTGCTAATATCACCACCAATGTACCCCTGATCCCTGGagggtatctgcagacgttgttaGATGCTTCTGATTTGTCAAGCAACACTGGCATCTCCTACTTCGCCCAGCATccctctgagcagcagcagcacccgctCCCCAGCATCGTCCCGGCGGAAAAGCCCTTCCCGGCGCTGCAGCCGGCGCAGAGCTGCGTGCTCTCGCCGCCCTCCGAGTCGGAGCTGCAGCAGTCGCCCGGCCGCTTGGAGATGGAGCAGGGCGGCTTCGGCGGCGTCTGGCCGGCCAGCAAGGCCGCCGGCAGCGATCGCCAGGACTTCGCCGGTGACACGCGGGAGGCGGCTGGGCTGCCAAGCGAGTTCGGCGGCGGCAGCACCGCGGGTGCAGACAGCCTCCCCGCCTCTGGATACGCTCAAGTCAACCTGAATAGCAGCAAATTGCTCTACCAAAAAAATTACATGCCGGATAGCCAACAAGTGCAGTCAGATGATTCTTATCAGTCATGTCATTTTAATAACGGCGAGGGGCGCTTTCATTTCCAGCGAGGTACACTAAGTACAGACGATGGCAGGCTCATTAGTTTCGATTCAGTGGGTTCGTTGTCAGTTAGTTCTAGCAATTACAGTTCTTTAAGTTTAAAGTCTTGTGAAAAGGACGGCGAGGATGATATTAATGACGATTTCTTGGCCCACTGCAGTCCCAAGCTAGTGATCCAGCAGAGCATAGATGAAATCACCCCGCTGAAGGAGTCCACGGACCTTTTAGACATTTCCAACTTCACGCCTGATAAGTTCCGCCAGTCGTCGCTGTCGGAGATGTCCCCGCCGGACACTCCCAACCTGTCCCCGCAGATAGCTGGCTCTGACGCCAAGCCCCTGGGCACCCTGAAGGGCTTTCAGGAGAACCCCCAGGCCACCCTCAACAGCTCTGAGAAGGTCAAGTGGAACTGCGGGGTCCTGCAGACCGAGGATCAGGCAGATAATGGGTTTGCTTTAAATAATCACCAGTTCCAGTTCCATATGTTCAACGATGAAGATTCTGTCAGCCTTCTCGAAAAGAGTCCATGCTTGTCAACGTTTAATGAGCCATCTGGTCAAATTAGCACCAATAGCAAAGTGTCAAAATCAAAGAGGAAAAGTTCATCCAGCAAGAATGCGGGTACAAACCAAAGCTCTTCCCAGAAAGCCACCCGGAAAAAATCGCCCAAGACCAACAAAGCAACCGATAAGCCGCAAGGGAAGAACTCCAGGCAGGCGCCCAAATCtgccaggaaagggaaaaacGTGGCGGGAGTCAACGGCGAGAAGGCTCCAGCCGTTGGCGGCAGGGTGGTCAACCAGCTGAGCAACACGGCCACCGCCACCAAGGGCCTCGCCGAGAGCACTCCCCATTGCAGCCCGGCCGGGGTGAAGCTGGGCAAGCACAACGGGCTGTCCGGAGAGTGGGCGCTGGGAAAAGAGGGGAGCACGGGCTGGTCGGAAGCCAGCCTGGGCAACGCCACCAGCCTCCTGGACGATGATCAGAGGGAGTTTGAGGAACCTTCCAACATCCTGTCCAACATTGCGTCGGGCATGGCGGATGTCCAGAGGTTTATGATGGCCTCCATCGAGCCCTTGTGGGGGCCCGTTGGCCACAACAGCGTTCCAGACATATTCCGGTCACCGGAGTCCAACAGCCTGAAACTGAAAACCCTTAAAATTTTGGCAGGGACATCCCAAGAGTCGAAGAAGAAGGCGAACGGCGGCTCGCCGGGAGCGGTGAAGAACCACAAATCGAACAACAAGGGCTCAAGCAAAAACGGCAAAGCCGCAACCTGCGACCCCGCTCGCCCCAACTGCTCGACCGGGTACGCCACGGACATTCCCGCTCCCTTTTTTGATAAAAACTATAGTAACCTGAGCACTTTAGGCAATAACGGACCTACCCATAAAAAACTCTACCGTCACAAATCCAGTTCGAAATCACTGAGGGATGAGAACTGTAAAATAAAGCGGACGGACCGCGAGCAGCCCCACAAGGACCCACCCGTGACAGCTGCTTTTGAGAAGCTGAG ttggggttttttccccccccccgtcTTCTCGAAATCTGCCTTGTGGTACGTTGAAATGTGA